DNA sequence from the Pedobacter sp. W3I1 genome:
CTGTACCCTGCGGGAAGACTTGATGATTGAAGTGGAGAAATTGGCAAAAGAAGATCGGTTCGATTACCTGCTGATTGAAAGTACCGGAATATCTGAACCTATCCCGGTAGCGCAAACATTTTCTTTTGTTGATGAAGCCTCGGGCATTGACCTGAGTAGGTTTAGCCAATTAGATACCATGGTAACCGTTGTAGATGCCTATAATTTTTACAAGGATTTCGGCTCAGCAGAAAAATTGGCCGATCGCAATATGGTTGATGATACTACTGATAAACGAACTATTGTAAACCTACTTACCGACCAGATCGAATTTGCCAATGTAATTTTATTGAACAAAACAGACCTGGTAAGCGATATCGATCTTAAAGTACTAAAGGCGTTAATTGCAAAACTGAACCCAACAGCTAAAATTTATCAGACACTTTTTGGGGAAATAGATCCAGCCTTGATTTTAAACACTGGACTATTTGATTTTGAATCAGCATCTGAAGGAGCCGGATGGAAAAAGGAACTCGAAGAAATCCATCAGCCCGAAACTGAAGAATATGGGATAAGTTCTACTGTATTCCGTTCTAAAAGGCCTTTTCACCCTGAGAGATTATGGCATTACATCAATAAGGAATTTCCACAGAACATTATCCGATCAAAAGGTATATTCTATCTTGCTGCCATACCCGAGCAGGCCATTAATTTCTCGCAGGCAGGTGGCTCTTTACGCATCGATCTGGCCGGGCTATGGTGGGCGAGTATGCCCCAGGAGGAACGTGAACAATACCCCGATTACCTGGAAAACAGAACTGAAATTGATGCAAATTGGGATAATGATTTTGGAGACCGTAAAAATGAGCTTGTTTTTATTGGACAAGAAATAAACAGTGATAAGTTAAAAAAATCACTCGAATACTGTCTGTTAACTGATACAGAAGTAAAAAATTACAAAACAAAAAACAGCTTTAAGAACCCTTTTGAGCATATTTTGTCTTAAAATGAAATAATAGTCGATGAAATGAACAAAATGGTAGTTTTTCTCTGATATTCTTAGGTTTTTTTTTACGTAAATTTGATTTGCCCAACCAAACTCATGCTTATTATGGAACCTTCAGAAGAATTAACTTTAGTTAAAACCCGCTTATCATGCCCAAAGTGT
Encoded proteins:
- a CDS encoding GTP-binding protein: MIKKLPVTVLSGFLGSGKTTLLNAILRNKQDLKVAVIVNDMSEVNIDAAMVKSQHTLSKTEEKLVEMSNGCICCTLREDLMIEVEKLAKEDRFDYLLIESTGISEPIPVAQTFSFVDEASGIDLSRFSQLDTMVTVVDAYNFYKDFGSAEKLADRNMVDDTTDKRTIVNLLTDQIEFANVILLNKTDLVSDIDLKVLKALIAKLNPTAKIYQTLFGEIDPALILNTGLFDFESASEGAGWKKELEEIHQPETEEYGISSTVFRSKRPFHPERLWHYINKEFPQNIIRSKGIFYLAAIPEQAINFSQAGGSLRIDLAGLWWASMPQEEREQYPDYLENRTEIDANWDNDFGDRKNELVFIGQEINSDKLKKSLEYCLLTDTEVKNYKTKNSFKNPFEHILS